The DNA sequence TGATTGGCATTCGCGATCGAGGATTTGATCATCTCTTCACGTTCTGCCATGATCTTATTGATCGGACCGATCAGGAATTTCTTTAACAGAAGAAACAAAACTATAATATTAATTATGGTTATGGCTATGGACGAGACACTTAAATTTATCATTTAATGACCTCCTGCCTTTCTGTCTGTTTTCGTTATCCGACAATTACGATTCCTTAATATCTATTATGATATAGTGTCGCAATCATCATATTCTTATAAATATTATTTCAGAAGAAGAATGATCAAAAGACCAATTACCAGACCGTAAACGGCTGTTGCCTCTGCAAGTGCTCCACCGATGATCAGAAGCTTTGTGATCTTACTGTCTGCTTCCGGCTGTCTTGCTACTGCTTCTACTGCCTTTGATGTTGCGATTCCAAGTCCGATACCTGCTCCAATACCTGTTAATACTGCTATAGCAGCTCCAATTGCGATTACTGTATTCATAATTATTATCTCCTTTTCATTTTCCTTATTTTAATCTTAGTCTTCTCCCAATCCTTCCTGCATGTAGAGTGCAGTTAAGAATGTGAATACAAATGCCTGAAGTAAGCCATCAAAGATATCAAAATAAAGGCTTAACGGAATAGGCACAATGACAGGCGCTACCGCCTCAATTAATTTCATTACAACAAATGCACCTAAAACATTGCCGAACAATCGCATACATAACGACAATGGTTTTATTACAATCTCCATTACATTTATAGGTGCTACTATTGCTACCGGCTCTGCAAAGCTCTTAAGCCAGCCTTTCGGTCCCCTGCTTCTGATACAGACAACCTGAACCATGACTATACTCATGATCGCCAGTGCTGCTGTTACGTTCAGATCCTTGGTTGGTGGTTTAAATCCAAATATACCTGCGATATTTGCCATTCCGATATACAAAATGACAGTGATCAGATACGGTATATATGCCTTACCTTTTTCTCCCATAACGTCACTAAACAGATTATTAAATGTCGTAATGATCGACTCCAGAGCAAGCTGTTTCTTTCCCGGATTCTCAACTTTCAGATTCCGGACAAGTATAACGGACAACAGAACAAGTACCGCCATAATGATCCATGTTACCACGATTGATTCCGAGATCGGGATTCCACCAAAAATTGGAATGGTAAAGAGAGTCTCGCAATTCAGCTCCTCTGTTAACTTTTCTGCAAGGTCACCCGTAGGTCTTCACTTCCTCTCATGTAATTTTTTCAAAGGGCATACTAACTGTTAAGGATATTTATTACTTCTCTTGCATCACTCTCGGAAAATCCTTTTACCGTATTCTCCGTATTGATCCAGTAATCAGCAAGTCCAACTCTGTCCCAGTCTGAATCCATGTCATCTAAGATCACCAGCCTGTCCACATCGTGTTGGTCTACATAGTCCTTAACCTCAAAGCACCGTCCATAATCCTCATA is a window from the Lachnospiraceae bacterium GAM79 genome containing:
- the atpE gene encoding ATP synthase F0 subunit C; amino-acid sequence: MNTVIAIGAAIAVLTGIGAGIGLGIATSKAVEAVARQPEADSKITKLLIIGGALAEATAVYGLVIGLLIILLLK
- a CDS encoding F0F1 ATP synthase subunit A, which encodes MNCETLFTIPIFGGIPISESIVVTWIIMAVLVLLSVILVRNLKVENPGKKQLALESIITTFNNLFSDVMGEKGKAYIPYLITVILYIGMANIAGIFGFKPPTKDLNVTAALAIMSIVMVQVVCIRSRGPKGWLKSFAEPVAIVAPINVMEIVIKPLSLCMRLFGNVLGAFVVMKLIEAVAPVIVPIPLSLYFDIFDGLLQAFVFTFLTALYMQEGLGED